One stretch of Janibacter limosus DNA includes these proteins:
- a CDS encoding DUF1361 domain-containing protein yields MAQISHPGRWLTGLTLVLVAGTLVAAGLQDVRAERAGAPVFAFLFWNLFLAWVPYVLALVMTGLHRARASGWLLGVIGVGWLAFLPNAPYILTDFIHLGAIPGAPRWFDALLIGSFAGTGLLLGLASLLLVHHVVEARVGRVAGWALAIGSLTLSSIGIYLGRFPRFNSWDILTNPHGLLEVIAYRLADPLGNPFLLQFGVLMTGGLVLSYLATWGLGRALAGGRRTGVAQYGG; encoded by the coding sequence ATGGCACAGATCTCGCACCCCGGGCGTTGGCTCACGGGGCTCACCCTGGTCCTCGTGGCGGGCACGCTGGTCGCGGCCGGGCTGCAGGACGTGCGGGCCGAGCGGGCGGGCGCGCCGGTCTTCGCCTTCCTCTTCTGGAACCTCTTCCTCGCCTGGGTCCCCTACGTGCTGGCGCTGGTCATGACCGGGTTGCACCGGGCCCGGGCGTCGGGCTGGCTGCTGGGGGTCATCGGCGTCGGGTGGCTGGCCTTCCTGCCCAATGCGCCGTACATCCTCACCGACTTCATCCACCTCGGCGCGATCCCGGGGGCGCCGCGATGGTTCGACGCGCTGCTCATCGGGTCCTTCGCCGGGACGGGGCTGCTGCTCGGGCTGGCCTCCCTCCTGCTCGTCCACCACGTCGTCGAGGCCCGCGTGGGTCGGGTCGCCGGGTGGGCGCTCGCCATCGGGTCACTGACGTTGTCGTCGATCGGGATCTACCTGGGGCGCTTCCCGCGCTTCAACTCCTGGGACATCCTCACCAACCCGCACGGGCTGCTCGAGGTCATCGCCTACCGGCTCGCCGACCCGCTGGGCAACCCCTTCCTCCTGCAGTTCGGGGTGCTCATGACGGGCGGGTTGGTCCTGTCCTACCTCGCGACGTGGGGCCTGGGCCGGGCCCTCGCGGGCGGTCGTCGGACCGGGGTGGCACAGTACGGCGGGTGA
- a CDS encoding NUDIX hydrolase, with product MTASLMAVTVDLAILTVRSGELCVLLVRRGVPPFVGDWALPGGYVLPDEDLRSAADRELREETGLTDLHLEQLATYGAPGRDPRGRTVTVAHLALTPDAAAPAAGTDAADARWWPVADALDLDLAFDHDEILRDGVERARAKLEYSSLGAAFCPPEFTVSQLREVYEAVWGERLDPRNFHRKVTKTPGFLEETGATSSAEPGRPAKLYRRGPVEQLNPPITR from the coding sequence ATGACCGCATCACTCATGGCCGTCACCGTCGACCTGGCGATCCTCACGGTCCGCTCCGGCGAGCTGTGCGTCCTGCTCGTGCGAAGGGGGGTTCCCCCCTTCGTCGGCGACTGGGCCCTGCCGGGTGGTTACGTGCTCCCGGACGAGGACCTGCGGTCAGCGGCCGACCGGGAGCTGCGGGAGGAGACCGGCCTGACCGACCTCCACCTCGAGCAGCTGGCGACCTATGGCGCGCCCGGCCGCGACCCGAGGGGCCGGACGGTGACGGTCGCGCACCTGGCGCTCACCCCGGACGCTGCCGCGCCGGCGGCCGGCACCGATGCTGCCGACGCCCGGTGGTGGCCGGTCGCGGACGCCCTCGACCTGGACCTGGCCTTCGACCACGACGAGATCCTGCGCGACGGGGTCGAGCGCGCGCGGGCCAAGCTCGAGTACAGCTCGCTGGGCGCAGCCTTCTGCCCGCCGGAGTTCACCGTCAGCCAGCTGCGGGAGGTCTACGAGGCGGTGTGGGGCGAGCGGCTGGACCCGCGCAACTTCCACCGCAAGGTGACCAAGACCCCCGGTTTTCTGGAGGAGACCGGCGCGACGTCGAGCGCTGAGCCGGGGCGGCCGGCCAAGCTCTACCGGCGCGGTCCGGTCGAGCAGCTCAACCCGCCGATCACGCGCTGA
- a CDS encoding NAD(+)/NADH kinase, whose amino-acid sequence MGTPRVVVAHRASEYTELIARHGTRGQVGFVLETRGRALAEVDAGHEALEVALATVGAAIPADWRRATVERAELARFVFEPGDVVVAVGPDGLVANVAKYLRGQPVIGVDPRAGVNAGVLVTHAASAVAGLLPLVAKGGARTLDRTMVEAVADDGQRLLALNEVFVGQAGHQSARYSLQVGGRVERQSSSGVIVGTGTGSTGWCASLQRIQAPDLSLPEPTSPRLSWFVREPWPSPSTGADLVAGAMAAQEELAIDVESEGLVVFGDGMEQDRLTLGWGQRVVVRRAPEVLRTVVA is encoded by the coding sequence ATGGGCACCCCACGGGTCGTCGTCGCCCACCGGGCGAGCGAGTACACCGAGCTGATCGCCCGGCACGGCACTCGGGGCCAGGTCGGATTCGTCCTCGAGACACGGGGGCGGGCGCTCGCCGAGGTGGACGCCGGCCACGAGGCGCTCGAGGTCGCGCTCGCCACGGTGGGCGCGGCGATCCCTGCCGACTGGCGCCGGGCCACGGTGGAGCGGGCCGAGCTGGCCCGCTTCGTCTTCGAGCCGGGCGACGTCGTCGTCGCCGTCGGCCCGGACGGGCTGGTCGCCAACGTCGCCAAGTACCTGCGCGGCCAGCCGGTGATCGGTGTCGACCCACGGGCGGGGGTCAACGCCGGGGTCCTCGTGACCCACGCCGCGTCTGCCGTGGCAGGGCTCCTGCCGCTCGTGGCGAAGGGGGGAGCCCGCACCCTCGATCGCACCATGGTCGAGGCCGTCGCCGACGACGGCCAGCGCCTGCTGGCGCTCAACGAGGTCTTCGTCGGGCAGGCTGGGCACCAGTCGGCGCGCTACTCGCTGCAGGTCGGTGGCCGGGTCGAGCGGCAGTCCTCGTCGGGCGTGATCGTCGGGACCGGCACCGGGTCGACGGGGTGGTGCGCCTCGCTGCAGCGCATCCAGGCGCCGGACCTGTCGCTGCCGGAGCCGACCTCGCCCCGGTTGTCGTGGTTCGTCCGCGAGCCCTGGCCCTCGCCGAGCACGGGTGCCGACCTCGTCGCCGGGGCGATGGCCGCGCAGGAGGAGCTCGCCATCGACGTCGAGTCGGAGGGCCTGGTGGTCTTCGGCGACGGCATGGAGCAGGACCGGCTGACCCTGGGCTGGGGGCAGCGGGTCGTGGTGCGTCGGGCGCCCGAGGTGCTGCGTACCGTGGTCGCATGA
- a CDS encoding DinB family protein encodes MTDLKTHLHTYLKAQRAALLLKLDGLSERDARLPRTPTGTNLLGLVKHAAACELGYFGETFGRPSDLVLPWEIEGVDPDDNEDMFATETESMADVLAWSQACFDHADATIEALPLDAPGTVAWWPPERNRVTLGQIIIHMALDEARHAGHADILREQLDGRVGLRSEGNNLPEWDEERWAEYVGRLTRIADRHG; translated from the coding sequence ATGACGGACCTCAAGACGCACCTGCACACCTATCTCAAGGCGCAGCGGGCGGCGTTGCTGCTCAAGCTCGACGGGCTGAGCGAGCGTGATGCCCGGCTGCCGAGGACACCGACCGGGACCAACCTGCTGGGTCTGGTCAAGCATGCGGCGGCATGCGAGCTGGGGTACTTCGGGGAGACCTTTGGCCGGCCGAGCGACCTGGTGCTTCCCTGGGAGATCGAGGGCGTCGACCCGGACGACAACGAGGACATGTTCGCGACCGAGACCGAGTCGATGGCCGACGTGCTCGCCTGGTCACAGGCCTGCTTCGACCACGCCGACGCGACGATCGAGGCGCTGCCGCTCGATGCGCCGGGGACGGTCGCGTGGTGGCCGCCGGAGCGCAACCGCGTCACGCTGGGCCAGATCATCATCCACATGGCCCTCGACGAGGCCCGTCACGCCGGGCACGCCGACATCCTGCGCGAGCAGCTCGACGGCCGGGTCGGCCTGCGCTCCGAGGGCAACAACCTGCCCGAGTGGGACGAGGAGCGCTGGGCCGAGTACGTCGGGCGCCTCACCCGCATTGCCGATCGGCACGGCTGA
- a CDS encoding DsbA family oxidoreductase has protein sequence MKIDIWSDIACPWCYIGKRRLETALADHPRRDEIDVTWHSYQLDPTLPEHYDGTEIEYLATRKGMPQEQVRQMFGHVTEQAAGEGLAYDFDTLVVANSARAHELLHLAKERGLADAVKEALLSGHFEHGMDIGDLDQLVRVGVDAGLDEGEVRAALDDGRYKAAVASDIDMARQIGVTGVPFVVVDMKYAVSGAQPPEVFREVLDKALAEQAPALQVVDGAQDADACGPDGCAI, from the coding sequence ATGAAGATCGACATCTGGTCCGACATCGCCTGCCCGTGGTGCTACATCGGCAAGCGCCGCCTCGAGACCGCCCTGGCCGACCACCCGCGCCGCGACGAGATCGACGTGACCTGGCACAGCTACCAGCTCGACCCGACGCTGCCCGAGCACTACGACGGCACCGAGATCGAGTACCTCGCGACCCGCAAGGGGATGCCGCAGGAGCAGGTCCGCCAGATGTTCGGCCACGTCACCGAGCAGGCCGCCGGCGAAGGCCTCGCCTACGACTTCGACACGCTCGTCGTCGCCAACTCCGCGCGGGCGCACGAGCTGCTCCACCTGGCCAAGGAGCGCGGCCTCGCCGACGCGGTCAAGGAGGCGCTGCTGTCCGGGCACTTCGAGCACGGCATGGACATCGGTGACCTCGACCAGCTGGTGCGGGTCGGCGTCGACGCCGGTCTGGACGAAGGGGAGGTCCGCGCGGCCCTCGACGACGGCCGGTACAAGGCTGCCGTCGCGTCCGACATCGACATGGCCCGCCAGATCGGGGTGACGGGCGTCCCCTTCGTCGTCGTGGACATGAAGTACGCCGTCTCCGGGGCCCAGCCGCCCGAGGTCTTCCGCGAGGTCCTCGACAAGGCGCTGGCCGAGCAGGCCCCCGCGCTCCAGGTCGTCGACGGTGCGCAGGATGCCGACGCCTGCGGGCCCGACGGGTGCGCGATCTGA
- a CDS encoding mycothiol transferase, producing the protein MTPSELLIDSFERVREGALAAIDGLSEEQLAHRVAPDANSIAWLVWHAYRVQDEHLADAAGLQQVWAARGFIEHFDLDIDEDDTGYGHTSAQVGKVRAPAELLARYVEAVHKQTLAWVGGLSAEDLDRVVDTSWDPPVTLGVRIVSVINDDTQHIGQAAYVRGLLD; encoded by the coding sequence ATGACACCGTCCGAGCTGCTCATCGACTCCTTCGAGCGGGTGCGCGAGGGCGCGCTCGCTGCCATCGACGGGCTGAGTGAGGAGCAGCTGGCCCACCGGGTCGCCCCGGACGCCAACTCCATCGCCTGGCTGGTCTGGCACGCCTACCGAGTCCAGGACGAGCACCTCGCCGATGCCGCCGGGCTCCAGCAGGTCTGGGCCGCACGGGGGTTCATCGAGCACTTCGACCTCGACATCGACGAGGACGACACCGGCTACGGGCACACCTCCGCGCAGGTGGGCAAGGTCCGGGCCCCCGCCGAGCTGCTCGCCCGGTACGTCGAGGCGGTGCACAAGCAGACCCTCGCCTGGGTGGGTGGGCTCTCGGCAGAGGACCTCGACCGGGTCGTCGACACCTCGTGGGACCCGCCCGTCACGCTCGGCGTGCGCATCGTCAGCGTGATCAACGACGACACCCAGCACATCGGCCAGGCTGCCTACGTGCGCGGGCTGCTCGACTGA
- a CDS encoding SRPBCC family protein: MSEFVVRVETELEPQVAWARLWDLERHTAVIPLTTVALDPPALALGEGVGFTGRTALGPLGFDDTMRVLVWEPPSASGGRAVVTKTGALIAGRIEATFAPSRGGKTQITWRQDVALPWLPSRLSWAEGLAARAAAPGYRRVLRTLLD, from the coding sequence ATGAGCGAATTCGTCGTGCGGGTCGAGACCGAGTTGGAGCCGCAGGTCGCGTGGGCGCGGCTGTGGGACCTCGAGCGCCACACCGCCGTGATCCCCCTGACGACGGTCGCGCTCGACCCCCCGGCCCTCGCGCTGGGTGAGGGCGTCGGCTTCACCGGCCGCACCGCCCTCGGGCCGCTCGGCTTCGACGACACGATGCGGGTGTTGGTCTGGGAGCCGCCGAGCGCGAGTGGGGGCCGTGCCGTCGTGACCAAGACCGGAGCCCTCATCGCCGGCCGGATCGAGGCCACCTTCGCCCCCTCCAGAGGGGGCAAGACGCAGATCACCTGGCGCCAGGACGTGGCGCTGCCGTGGCTCCCTTCGCGTCTGTCGTGGGCGGAGGGGCTCGCCGCCCGCGCCGCCGCGCCCGGATATCGCCGGGTGCTGCGCACTTTGCTGGACTGA
- a CDS encoding flavodoxin family protein, whose protein sequence is MARLLVVHHSPTRSTRALLDAALEGARHPDIDGVEVQVVAALEATADDVLAADGYLLGTPANFGYMSGALKHFFDSTFLQVGGALDDSGGAGDGSGGGGTAKRPYGLWVHGRYDVTGAVRAVTGIVQALDWKQSAQVLEVVGDVDEAALESATELGGTLAALLA, encoded by the coding sequence ATGGCACGTCTGCTCGTCGTCCACCACAGCCCGACCCGGTCCACCCGCGCGCTGCTCGACGCGGCGCTCGAGGGTGCGCGTCACCCCGACATCGACGGGGTGGAGGTGCAGGTCGTCGCGGCCCTCGAGGCCACCGCGGACGACGTCCTTGCCGCTGACGGCTACCTGCTCGGGACGCCCGCCAACTTCGGGTACATGTCGGGCGCGCTCAAGCATTTCTTCGACTCGACCTTCCTGCAGGTCGGCGGCGCGCTCGATGACTCCGGCGGCGCCGGTGACGGCTCGGGGGGAGGCGGCACCGCCAAGCGGCCGTACGGACTGTGGGTGCACGGGCGCTACGACGTCACGGGTGCGGTGCGAGCCGTGACCGGGATCGTCCAGGCGCTCGACTGGAAGCAGTCGGCGCAGGTCCTCGAGGTCGTCGGTGACGTCGACGAGGCCGCGCTCGAGTCGGCCACCGAGCTGGGCGGCACGCTGGCCGCGCTGCTCGCCTAG
- a CDS encoding SPFH domain-containing protein → MATITSYPFVTHLRTPATSYVQHLAHGTLKHEGVGSSFWFRRLPAVLSEVPVDDREQAVLVKVRASDLQEVNVPGVVTYRIAQPATAAARVDFGIDAKGGAWLGRPLEVVGATVHGAAADAITAGLTGRPLAQILMSDPADLAGRVIQRLTADPRLADLGIAVVAVRFDVLRADPDVERALQLPSREQIQQEADKATFERRAVAVEREAAIGENELTNQIDLARREEELIAQRGANRVREAQDSAAADRVTVAAEGERTVSLARASAEATEAMGAAEAQAERARLAAQSEVAPQVLMALALRELAGNLPDIDQLVLTPDVVSSVLGRLAVGQPPATTTAREEL, encoded by the coding sequence ATGGCAACCATCACCAGCTATCCCTTCGTCACCCACCTGCGGACCCCGGCCACGAGCTATGTCCAGCACCTCGCCCACGGCACCCTCAAGCACGAAGGGGTCGGCAGCTCCTTCTGGTTCCGCCGGCTGCCCGCCGTGCTCAGCGAGGTGCCCGTCGACGACCGCGAGCAGGCCGTCCTGGTCAAGGTGCGCGCCAGCGACCTGCAGGAGGTCAACGTGCCCGGCGTCGTCACCTACCGCATCGCCCAGCCGGCGACCGCGGCCGCCCGGGTCGACTTCGGGATCGACGCGAAGGGAGGAGCCTGGCTCGGCCGTCCCCTCGAGGTCGTCGGCGCCACGGTCCACGGAGCTGCCGCCGACGCGATCACAGCCGGGCTCACCGGACGGCCCCTGGCCCAGATCCTCATGAGTGACCCGGCAGACCTGGCCGGACGGGTCATCCAGCGGCTCACCGCCGACCCGCGACTGGCCGACCTCGGCATCGCCGTCGTCGCCGTCCGCTTCGACGTGCTGCGGGCCGACCCGGACGTCGAGCGGGCCCTGCAGCTCCCGTCGCGCGAGCAGATCCAGCAGGAGGCGGACAAGGCGACCTTCGAGCGTCGGGCCGTCGCGGTCGAGCGCGAGGCCGCGATCGGGGAGAACGAGCTGACCAACCAGATCGACCTGGCCCGCCGCGAGGAGGAGCTCATCGCCCAGCGGGGCGCCAACCGGGTGCGCGAGGCACAGGACAGCGCCGCCGCCGACCGGGTCACGGTCGCTGCCGAGGGTGAGCGCACCGTCTCGCTCGCGAGGGCCAGCGCCGAGGCGACCGAGGCCATGGGGGCCGCAGAGGCCCAGGCCGAGCGGGCCCGTCTGGCAGCCCAGTCGGAGGTGGCGCCGCAGGTGCTCATGGCCCTGGCGCTGCGCGAGCTGGCGGGCAACCTGCCCGACATCGACCAGCTCGTCCTGACGCCCGACGTCGTGAGCAGCGTGCTGGGTCGGCTGGCCGTCGGCCAGCCTCCGGCCACGACGACGGCGCGAGAGGAGCTCTGA
- a CDS encoding VOC family protein, whose protein sequence is MGMTLRIEIFPADIEASLAFYTALGFEVVGRKEGPPYASIVRDEVRIGMVQSHAQPSEHRAVPTGTEIVLGVDDVRAERDRLVAAGIELAEDLQDREWGLTDFRVHDPDGYYLRITDRR, encoded by the coding sequence ATGGGCATGACACTGCGGATCGAGATCTTCCCGGCCGACATCGAGGCCTCGCTGGCGTTCTACACGGCATTGGGCTTCGAGGTCGTCGGACGCAAGGAGGGCCCGCCCTACGCCTCGATCGTCAGGGACGAGGTGCGCATCGGGATGGTGCAGTCGCACGCCCAGCCGAGCGAGCACCGAGCGGTCCCGACCGGCACCGAGATCGTCCTCGGCGTCGACGACGTGCGCGCCGAGAGGGACCGCCTCGTGGCAGCCGGCATCGAGCTCGCCGAGGACCTGCAGGACCGGGAGTGGGGGCTGACCGACTTCCGCGTGCACGACCCCGACGGGTACTACCTGCGGATCACTGACCGGCGATGA
- a CDS encoding MFS transporter, producing MTTQALPEQDRPPIPTEIKVLVAAAFVIAIGFGLISPVLPQFAQSFDVGVTAASVIVSAFAFFRLLFAPAGGSLVTRLGERPVYLIGLVIVALSTGASAFAQSYWQLLIFRSLGGIGSTMFTVSAMALLVRLAPPLIRGRVSSMYGSAFLIGGVIGPVIGGALGELGMRVPFVVYGVALLIAAGLVGLMLRGTPLRHIPVDGALPPMTVKEALQDSAYRSAMVSAFANGWTNFGVRVAILPLFAVAIVGETWAAGVALAVGAATTALTLQYSGRLADSIGRRRPIIIGLALSAVSMGTMGLAGGLVMILVLTAALGVGSGLLNPAQQATVADVIGNGRSGGKVLAAFQMCQDAGGIGGPVLVGLVADNAGWEWAFALSGLISALAIIPWLRSRETLVVHPG from the coding sequence GTGACTACCCAGGCCCTCCCCGAGCAGGATCGGCCGCCCATCCCGACCGAGATCAAGGTCCTCGTCGCGGCGGCCTTCGTCATCGCGATCGGCTTCGGGCTGATCTCCCCGGTCCTGCCGCAGTTCGCGCAGAGCTTCGACGTCGGCGTGACCGCAGCGTCAGTCATCGTCTCGGCCTTCGCCTTCTTCCGCCTGCTCTTCGCCCCCGCCGGGGGCTCGCTCGTCACCCGTCTGGGTGAGCGGCCGGTCTACCTGATCGGCCTGGTCATCGTCGCGCTGTCGACCGGCGCCTCGGCCTTCGCGCAGAGCTACTGGCAGCTGCTGATCTTCCGCTCGCTCGGCGGCATCGGCTCGACGATGTTCACCGTCTCGGCCATGGCCCTCCTGGTGCGCCTGGCACCGCCGCTCATCCGCGGCCGCGTCTCGTCGATGTACGGCAGCGCCTTCCTCATCGGTGGCGTCATCGGGCCCGTCATCGGCGGCGCGCTCGGCGAGCTGGGGATGCGCGTCCCCTTCGTCGTCTACGGCGTCGCCCTGCTCATCGCAGCCGGGCTCGTCGGGCTCATGCTGCGGGGGACCCCCCTTCGTCACATCCCGGTCGACGGTGCCCTGCCGCCGATGACCGTCAAGGAGGCGCTGCAGGACAGTGCCTATCGCTCGGCGATGGTCTCCGCCTTCGCCAACGGCTGGACCAACTTCGGGGTGCGGGTGGCGATCTTGCCGCTCTTCGCCGTCGCGATCGTGGGGGAGACCTGGGCCGCGGGTGTCGCGCTCGCCGTGGGTGCCGCGACGACTGCCCTGACCCTGCAGTACTCCGGGCGACTGGCTGACTCCATCGGACGCCGCCGCCCGATCATCATCGGCCTGGCCCTCAGCGCGGTCTCGATGGGGACCATGGGGCTGGCCGGCGGACTGGTGATGATCCTCGTGCTGACGGCAGCCCTCGGCGTGGGGTCCGGCCTGCTCAACCCCGCCCAGCAGGCGACCGTCGCCGACGTCATCGGCAATGGCCGCTCCGGGGGCAAGGTCCTCGCGGCCTTCCAGATGTGCCAGGACGCCGGAGGCATCGGCGGCCCCGTCTTGGTCGGGCTCGTCGCGGACAACGCCGGCTGGGAGTGGGCCTTCGCCCTGAGCGGGCTCATCTCGGCGCTCGCGATCATCCCGTGGCTGCGCTCCCGGGAGACCTTGGTCGTCCACCCGGGATGA
- a CDS encoding ATP-binding cassette domain-containing protein — protein sequence MRADDLSARTPPPAGAAAVAVRGLTWRPAGRREPVLREIDLTLVEGERVLLVGPSGSGKSTLLRALAGLLLTVDSGDLSGSVTIDGSEPGRRPGAVGLVLQEPGSGTVAATVGRDVAFGLENVGLPADAMPARVDAALTAVGLDHLERDTPTGALSGGQTQRLALAGALALRPSLLLLDEPTAMLDEASAATVRDAVVHGAAGLTTVIVEHRIEPWLEHADRIIVLGRDGRIQHDGPPAQVLAQHGDELAADGIWVPGVPTPQPLDIDLGPLARPVEAGVELLTCEPLRVERRRNHLDGSSEVATALVTDVPLAVTSGRSTALVGPSGGGKSTWLAAIAGLIPPSSGRVVGADGREVGELPATDVAPLLGWVPQWSSSALLSRTVLDEVLLTGRTLGTADEGRARHLLEVLGLAHLERADPQTLSGGEQRRLAVAAALAHGPSAVLADEPTVGQDRGTWAAVTGLLLSHRARGGAVVTATHDPDLVELVDEVRHVRTPPPEPRRSTPRAVLSACGPLSLFAAAAIPMISAVLSPGWRVSLVVLALLAVGALVGLSNRPGSGAGWTVGGRWRGLTIRLLPGLVGGLSVGWSTWLLGSHDVETALSAALRLLVIVVPSAITLAFIDPDDLADHLGQRLRLPARPVVALGAALQRVQSFGAAWTEVGWARHLRGQGVSWRAPRSVIAYLWASTFGMLLRSLGSAATLAVAMEARGFASGGRRTWAEPAAWRLADTLVVLASLVTVLVVAIARL from the coding sequence GTGCGCGCCGACGACTTGTCCGCGCGGACACCTCCACCCGCGGGAGCGGCTGCCGTCGCCGTCCGAGGTCTCACCTGGCGACCGGCCGGGCGAAGGGAGCCGGTCCTGCGCGAGATCGACCTCACCCTCGTCGAGGGCGAGCGGGTGCTGCTCGTCGGCCCGAGCGGGTCCGGCAAGTCCACGCTCCTGCGGGCCCTCGCGGGCCTGCTGCTGACCGTCGACTCGGGCGACCTGTCCGGGAGCGTGACGATCGACGGCTCCGAGCCGGGTCGGCGTCCCGGCGCCGTCGGGCTCGTCCTGCAGGAGCCCGGCTCCGGGACGGTCGCCGCGACCGTGGGCCGAGATGTCGCCTTCGGCCTGGAAAATGTCGGGCTGCCCGCAGACGCCATGCCAGCCCGTGTCGATGCGGCGCTCACCGCGGTCGGGCTCGACCATCTCGAGCGGGACACCCCGACCGGGGCCCTCTCCGGTGGCCAGACCCAGCGACTCGCGCTCGCCGGTGCGCTCGCCCTGCGCCCGAGCCTGCTCCTGCTCGACGAGCCGACGGCGATGCTCGACGAGGCGAGCGCGGCCACCGTGCGAGACGCCGTCGTCCACGGCGCAGCCGGCCTCACGACGGTCATCGTCGAGCACCGCATCGAGCCGTGGCTCGAGCACGCCGACCGGATCATCGTGCTCGGACGCGACGGCCGGATCCAGCACGACGGTCCGCCCGCGCAGGTGCTCGCGCAGCACGGGGACGAGCTCGCCGCTGACGGCATCTGGGTGCCGGGCGTCCCCACGCCCCAGCCCCTCGACATCGACCTCGGGCCGCTCGCTCGACCAGTCGAGGCCGGCGTCGAGCTGCTCACCTGCGAGCCCCTGCGCGTCGAGCGCCGTCGCAACCACCTCGACGGCAGCAGCGAGGTCGCCACCGCGCTCGTCACGGACGTGCCGCTCGCCGTGACATCCGGCCGGTCCACCGCGCTCGTGGGCCCGAGCGGTGGGGGCAAGAGCACGTGGCTCGCCGCGATCGCTGGACTCATCCCCCCTTCGTCGGGGCGGGTGGTGGGCGCCGACGGTCGTGAGGTCGGCGAGCTGCCGGCCACCGACGTGGCCCCGCTCCTGGGCTGGGTGCCGCAGTGGAGCTCCAGCGCACTGCTCTCCCGCACGGTCCTGGACGAGGTGCTCCTCACCGGTCGCACCCTCGGCACCGCCGACGAAGGGAGGGCCCGCCACCTCCTCGAGGTCCTCGGCCTGGCGCACCTGGAGCGGGCCGACCCGCAGACCCTCTCGGGCGGGGAGCAGCGACGGCTGGCCGTCGCCGCGGCCCTCGCCCACGGCCCCAGCGCCGTCCTCGCCGACGAGCCCACTGTCGGGCAGGACCGAGGGACCTGGGCAGCCGTGACCGGGCTCCTGCTCTCGCACCGCGCCCGCGGCGGGGCCGTCGTCACGGCCACCCACGACCCCGACCTGGTCGAGCTCGTCGACGAGGTGCGGCACGTGCGCACCCCACCACCGGAGCCACGGCGCAGCACCCCGCGCGCCGTGCTCTCCGCGTGCGGGCCGCTCTCCCTCTTCGCCGCCGCGGCGATCCCGATGATCTCGGCCGTGCTCTCGCCCGGCTGGCGGGTCTCGCTCGTCGTGCTCGCGCTGCTCGCGGTCGGGGCGCTCGTCGGCCTGTCCAACCGCCCCGGCTCCGGCGCCGGGTGGACGGTCGGCGGACGGTGGCGCGGGCTGACGATCCGCCTGCTGCCGGGCCTGGTCGGAGGCCTGAGCGTCGGCTGGTCGACCTGGCTGCTCGGCTCGCACGACGTCGAGACGGCCCTCTCGGCCGCGCTGCGGCTGCTCGTCATCGTCGTGCCCTCGGCGATCACGTTGGCCTTCATCGACCCCGACGACCTCGCCGACCACCTGGGTCAGCGACTGCGGCTCCCGGCGCGACCGGTGGTCGCGCTCGGTGCGGCACTGCAGCGGGTGCAGTCCTTCGGCGCGGCCTGGACCGAGGTCGGGTGGGCTCGGCACCTGCGCGGGCAGGGGGTGTCGTGGCGGGCGCCGCGCTCGGTGATCGCGTACCTGTGGGCCTCGACCTTCGGCATGCTGCTGCGCTCGCTCGGGTCCGCCGCGACCCTGGCCGTGGCGATGGAGGCGCGCGGCTTCGCCTCCGGAGGCCGGCGGACCTGGGCCGAGCCGGCCGCGTGGCGACTCGCCGACACGCTCGTCGTGCTCGCCTCGCTGGTCACCGTGCTCGTCGTGGCCATCGCCCGGCTCTGA